The following are encoded together in the Poseidonibacter lekithochrous genome:
- the nuoE gene encoding complex I 24 kDa subunit family protein, translating into MKTFTYTEENEKEFQRILKKYPNSDAMMLPGLWLVQEQEGWVSPEAMIFMANRLNKSPIEVHSFATFYTMFNLKPIGTYHIELCKTLSCMVMGAPELKKFIKETLNIEPGQTSEDGKFHFSEVECQGACGGAPMIALNNTYHENMTIEKLENIIKGCRQ; encoded by the coding sequence ATGAAAACATTTACATATACAGAAGAAAATGAAAAAGAGTTTCAAAGAATTCTAAAAAAATATCCAAATTCTGATGCAATGATGCTTCCAGGACTTTGGTTAGTACAAGAACAAGAAGGATGGGTTTCACCTGAAGCTATGATTTTTATGGCTAACAGATTAAACAAATCTCCAATTGAAGTACACTCTTTTGCAACATTTTACACAATGTTCAATCTAAAACCAATTGGTACATATCATATTGAATTATGTAAAACATTATCATGCATGGTGATGGGTGCACCTGAACTTAAAAAATTCATTAAAGAGACTTTAAATATTGAACCAGGACAAACTTCAGAAGATGGAAAATTTCATTTTTCAGAAGTTGAATGCCAAGGGGCTTGTGGAGGTGCACCAATGATTGCACTAAATAATACATACCATGAAAATATGACTATTGAAAAATTAGAAAATATTATTAAGGGGTGTAGACAATGA
- the nuoF gene encoding NADH-quinone oxidoreductase subunit NuoF, producing MIVKIVSKNFDIPDSHKLDVALKNGRYESIDKLFSMTPEDVTEEVCKSGLRGKGGGGAACGPKWKLMPPVDERPRYLIANGDESEPGTFKDRQIFEYDPHLLIEGIICSSYAIGAHDCFIYIRGEYKFFIDRLNAAIEEAYEAGIIGDKIMNKYDYRMNITVHRGGGAYICGEKSALIESIEGKRGHPRLKPHGKECEWFFGDPATVNNVETIASVPNIVLNGYESYTKYGTEKAPGTMLFAMSGPVNNPGVYELAYGNKMTDVIEKIGGGMKNGLKLKAVIPGGASCPILTAEEVEKAYLDYESMWDIGSTLGTGGMMIIPEGVSMVEVAKNLIEFYHHESCGQCTPCREGCGWIDTIIHKILEGKGSSEDLNTILDVCGTMNGKTVCVFAPAVKDIIQSIVEKYAHEFETYFKKENK from the coding sequence ATGATTGTAAAAATTGTAAGTAAAAACTTTGACATTCCAGATTCACATAAACTAGATGTTGCTTTAAAAAACGGAAGATATGAATCAATTGATAAACTTTTTTCAATGACACCTGAAGATGTAACTGAAGAAGTTTGTAAAAGTGGACTTAGAGGAAAAGGTGGTGGTGGAGCTGCTTGTGGACCTAAATGGAAATTAATGCCACCAGTTGATGAAAGACCTAGATATTTAATAGCTAACGGGGATGAATCAGAACCAGGAACTTTTAAAGATAGACAAATTTTTGAATACGATCCACATCTTTTAATTGAGGGGATTATCTGTTCTTCTTATGCAATTGGAGCACATGATTGTTTTATCTACATTAGAGGAGAATATAAATTCTTTATTGATAGATTAAATGCTGCAATTGAAGAAGCTTACGAAGCTGGTATTATTGGTGATAAAATCATGAACAAATATGATTATAGAATGAATATTACAGTTCACAGAGGTGGTGGAGCATATATTTGTGGTGAAAAATCAGCACTTATTGAATCTATTGAAGGTAAAAGAGGACATCCAAGACTTAAACCACATGGTAAAGAGTGTGAATGGTTCTTTGGAGATCCTGCAACTGTAAATAATGTTGAAACAATTGCTTCAGTTCCTAATATTGTATTAAATGGTTATGAATCATATACAAAATACGGTACAGAGAAAGCACCTGGCACTATGCTATTTGCAATGAGTGGTCCAGTTAACAACCCTGGTGTATACGAACTAGCCTACGGTAATAAAATGACTGATGTTATCGAAAAAATTGGTGGTGGTATGAAAAATGGATTAAAGCTTAAAGCTGTAATCCCAGGTGGTGCTTCATGTCCTATATTAACTGCTGAAGAAGTTGAAAAAGCTTACTTAGATTATGAATCTATGTGGGATATTGGTTCAACTTTAGGGACAGGTGGAATGATGATTATTCCTGAAGGTGTATCAATGGTTGAAGTTGCTAAAAACTTAATTGAATTTTATCATCATGAATCGTGTGGTCAATGTACACCTTGCCGTGAGGGTTGTGGATGGATTGATACAATTATTCATAAAATTCTTGAAGGAAAAGGTTCCAGTGAAGATTTAAATACAATACTTGATGTATGTGGCACAATGAACGGAAAAACAGTTTGTGTTTTTGCACCAGCTGTTAAAGACATTATTCAAAGTATTGTAGAGAAATATGCACATGAATTTGAAACATATTTCAAAAAAGAAAACAAATAA
- a CDS encoding citrate synthase has protein sequence MAKNTMTLTDNRNGKAYEYNIIDGTRGPSVVDISSFYRDSGMFTYDPGYTSTASCESKITFIDGENSELRYRGYDIADLAGKHSYLDVCYLLMRGKLPTPEASKNFDLEIRHRSFLNEGLIKIFDAFPDGAHPMATMGAATMALSTFYKDHLNLEDEAEFKTMRRRIVAKMPTIAAMAYRKSIGTPLIYPDVNRYFTENFLYMLRAYPGGSMKRLADGSNEEIKQIEVDAMDAIFTLHADHEQNASTTTVRAVGSTEAHPYVAISSGIAALWGSAHGGANEKVMDQLKMIGDIKNVPTYIAKAKDRNDPFRLMGFGHRVYKNRDPRAECLKGLQDQLREELNLDSKLLDIAAAVEEAALNDDYFKERGLYPNIDFYSGVILTALKIPVEMFTPIFVIGRTPGWITQWSELKQDPKHKIARPRQLYTGN, from the coding sequence ATGGCAAAAAATACTATGACACTAACTGACAATAGAAATGGTAAAGCTTATGAATACAATATTATAGATGGGACAAGAGGTCCAAGTGTAGTTGATATTAGTTCATTCTACAGAGATTCAGGTATGTTTACTTATGACCCAGGTTATACTTCAACAGCATCTTGTGAATCAAAAATTACGTTTATTGATGGTGAGAATTCAGAGTTAAGATATAGAGGTTACGATATTGCTGATTTAGCTGGTAAACACTCTTACTTAGACGTATGTTACTTATTAATGAGAGGTAAATTACCTACTCCTGAAGCTTCTAAAAACTTCGATTTAGAAATTAGACATAGATCATTCTTAAACGAAGGTTTAATTAAAATCTTTGATGCATTCCCAGATGGAGCACATCCAATGGCAACTATGGGAGCTGCAACTATGGCGCTTTCAACATTCTATAAAGATCACTTAAACTTAGAAGATGAAGCTGAATTCAAAACTATGAGAAGAAGAATTGTTGCTAAAATGCCAACAATTGCTGCAATGGCTTATAGAAAATCAATTGGAACACCTTTAATTTACCCAGATGTAAATAGATACTTTACTGAAAACTTCTTATATATGTTAAGAGCATATCCAGGTGGTTCTATGAAAAGATTAGCAGATGGTTCAAATGAAGAGATTAAACAAATTGAAGTTGATGCAATGGATGCAATCTTTACATTACATGCTGATCACGAACAAAATGCTTCTACTACTACTGTAAGAGCTGTTGGTTCAACAGAAGCTCACCCTTACGTTGCTATTTCTTCTGGTATTGCTGCATTATGGGGATCTGCTCATGGTGGTGCAAATGAAAAAGTAATGGATCAATTAAAAATGATTGGTGATATTAAAAATGTTCCTACTTATATTGCTAAAGCAAAAGATAGAAACGATCCATTCAGACTTATGGGATTCGGACACAGAGTATATAAAAATAGAGATCCAAGAGCTGAATGTTTAAAAGGATTACAAGATCAATTAAGAGAAGAATTAAATCTTGACTCTAAATTATTAGATATTGCTGCTGCTGTTGAAGAAGCTGCATTAAATGATGATTACTTCAAAGAAAGAGGTTTATATCCAAATATTGACTTCTATTCTGGTGTTATCTTAACTGCGCTTAAAATTCCAGTTGAAATGTTTACTCCAATTTTCGTAATCGGAAGAACTCCAGGTTGGATTACACAATGGTCTGAATTAAAACAAGATCCTAAGCATAAAATTGCTAGACCAAGACAATTATATACAGGTAACTAA
- a CDS encoding 2Fe-2S iron-sulfur cluster-binding protein, which yields MSEMVEITVNGAQMQASKGSLLIDKLLDENIHIPHFCYHQALGKDGNCRMCMVAIEGQKRPQIACDTPIKDGMVVRTKGENIEKVRRDILELQLINHPIDCPTCDQAGECKLQDYYMESGFYESRVNVNNKTTHRKRVDLGANVMLDEERCVLCTRCVRFCKDITKTSELGVIDRTDHSTIGIFPGRPLYNPYAMNVVDLCPVGALTSKDFRFKQRVWFLETFDAICNGCSKGCNISVDHRKEKYKDDQIHRFRPRANKEVNGWFMCDEGRLSYENENQNRFETPLLNKETTNLSNTITNMFKELSTKKDILFVLSPNLSYEEMSNLKNLAEKLNAKISGYSPDTFDESFGDDYLRKSDKTANRASFKELKVNEEESYFKDSLEKAQLVIIVDSSFFEENSQLLEGKTVISLFSHNCLTLSKSNIAIPIASFYEKSGTYINCDGIKQRVISQMNKNNPMETITSVIEHLKEMIGKGTL from the coding sequence ATGAGTGAAATGGTAGAAATCACAGTCAATGGCGCACAAATGCAAGCTTCCAAAGGAAGCTTGTTAATTGATAAATTATTGGATGAGAATATCCATATTCCTCATTTTTGTTATCACCAAGCACTAGGTAAAGATGGTAACTGTAGAATGTGTATGGTAGCAATTGAAGGTCAAAAAAGACCTCAAATTGCATGTGATACACCTATTAAAGATGGAATGGTAGTAAGAACTAAGGGCGAAAATATCGAGAAAGTAAGACGAGATATTTTAGAACTACAACTTATTAACCATCCTATTGATTGTCCTACATGTGATCAAGCTGGTGAATGTAAACTACAAGATTACTACATGGAATCTGGTTTTTATGAATCAAGAGTAAATGTAAATAATAAAACTACGCATCGTAAAAGAGTCGATTTAGGCGCTAATGTAATGCTAGATGAAGAAAGATGTGTACTTTGTACAAGATGTGTAAGATTCTGTAAAGATATTACAAAAACAAGTGAACTTGGTGTAATTGATAGAACAGATCACTCTACTATTGGAATTTTTCCAGGACGTCCCCTATATAATCCTTATGCTATGAATGTTGTTGATTTATGTCCAGTTGGAGCATTAACTTCAAAAGATTTTAGATTCAAACAAAGAGTTTGGTTCTTAGAAACATTTGATGCTATATGTAATGGCTGTTCAAAAGGATGTAACATAAGTGTTGATCATAGAAAAGAAAAATATAAAGATGACCAAATTCATAGATTTAGACCACGTGCTAATAAAGAAGTTAACGGTTGGTTTATGTGTGATGAGGGTAGATTATCTTACGAAAATGAAAATCAAAATAGATTTGAAACTCCTTTATTAAATAAAGAAACAACAAATCTTAGTAATACAATAACAAATATGTTTAAAGAGTTATCAACAAAAAAAGATATCTTATTTGTATTAAGTCCAAATCTTTCTTATGAAGAAATGTCAAATCTTAAAAATTTAGCAGAAAAATTAAATGCAAAAATTAGTGGATATTCACCAGATACTTTTGATGAATCATTTGGTGATGATTACTTAAGAAAAAGTGACAAAACTGCTAATAGAGCATCATTTAAAGAACTAAAAGTTAATGAAGAAGAGTCTTATTTCAAAGACTCATTAGAAAAAGCACAATTAGTAATAATTGTTGATTCTTCATTCTTTGAAGAAAACTCGCAATTATTAGAAGGTAAAACAGTTATTTCACTATTTAGTCATAACTGCTTAACTTTAAGTAAATCAAATATTGCAATACCTATTGCATCATTCTATGAGAAATCAGGAACATATATCAACTGTGATGGTATAAAACAAAGAGTGATTTCTCAAATGAATAAAAATAATCCAATGGAAACTATTACCTCTGTAATAGAACATCTAAAAGAAATGATTGGTAAAGGAACTCTATGA
- a CDS encoding complex I subunit 1/NuoH family protein encodes MSTGIIIAVNILLAVVLAVGLTPLFVWWERRISAFMQDRTGPNRCNIGPLRLGGLIQSFADMLKLVFKEDFTPSHIKYKFFFTIAPAIVFLCSFLTFATIPFADNLVIDGKSFIMQAVPNELGIMWFLAFAGLAIYGIILGGYSSQNKYGLLGSIRASAQVISYEAAMALAIISMLLSYGSIHLTDMVNAQAGVFWGVVPMWGIFIQPLAAVIFIVCAFAETNRAPFDIAEGESEIVAGYHTEYSAMRFGLFQVGEYAAMSASSAIIVTLFFGGYQIPWLDTQTIQSNINYVIVAIMILLPIKIFIFTRWMKKNNKTKGDGDLRREKETKILTTAFWAICVGIVGLLAIFLITGLGTNGINIVTAVLQVGTFLVKFFMMAFVYIWVRWTVLRFRYDQLQMLGWKVLLPLALLNIVVTATFIVVGS; translated from the coding sequence ATGAGTACGGGAATAATAATTGCTGTAAATATATTACTAGCTGTTGTATTAGCAGTTGGGTTAACACCACTTTTTGTTTGGTGGGAAAGAAGAATATCTGCTTTTATGCAAGATAGAACTGGTCCTAACCGATGTAATATTGGTCCTTTGAGATTAGGTGGATTAATTCAAAGTTTTGCAGATATGTTAAAACTTGTTTTTAAAGAAGACTTCACACCTTCACATATTAAATATAAGTTTTTCTTTACTATTGCACCTGCAATTGTTTTCTTATGTTCATTTTTAACATTTGCAACAATTCCTTTTGCTGATAATTTAGTAATTGATGGAAAATCATTTATTATGCAAGCTGTTCCAAATGAATTAGGAATCATGTGGTTCCTAGCTTTTGCTGGACTTGCAATCTATGGAATTATTTTAGGTGGTTATTCATCTCAAAATAAATATGGATTATTAGGTTCAATTAGAGCATCAGCTCAAGTAATTTCATATGAAGCAGCAATGGCGTTAGCAATTATCTCAATGCTTTTATCTTATGGTTCAATTCACTTAACAGATATGGTAAATGCACAAGCAGGAGTATTCTGGGGTGTTGTTCCAATGTGGGGAATCTTTATTCAACCACTAGCAGCTGTAATTTTTATTGTTTGTGCTTTTGCAGAAACAAATAGAGCACCTTTTGATATTGCAGAGGGTGAATCAGAAATTGTTGCGGGTTATCATACTGAATATTCAGCAATGAGATTTGGTCTTTTCCAAGTTGGTGAATACGCTGCTATGTCTGCATCATCGGCTATTATTGTTACTTTATTCTTTGGTGGATATCAAATTCCTTGGTTAGATACACAAACAATTCAAAGTAATATAAACTATGTAATCGTTGCTATTATGATTTTATTACCAATCAAAATCTTTATTTTTACAAGATGGATGAAAAAGAATAATAAAACAAAAGGTGATGGGGATTTAAGAAGAGAAAAAGAAACAAAGATTTTAACTACAGCATTCTGGGCTATATGTGTTGGAATTGTTGGGCTTCTAGCTATATTCTTAATCACAGGATTAGGAACTAATGGGATTAATATTGTAACTGCTGTTCTTCAAGTTGGAACATTCTTAGTTAAATTTTTTATGATGGCATTTGTTTATATTTGGGTTAGATGGACTGTTCTTAGATTCAGATATGACCAATTACAAATGTTAGGGTGGAAAGTGTTATTACCATTGGCACTTTTAAATATTGTTGTAACTGCAACATTTATTGTAGTAGGAAGTTAA
- a CDS encoding NuoI/complex I 23 kDa subunit family protein: protein MGIKVVPRHGKSFKDKLYLPAIAGGMKTTFKHFVKNLKDVDNLKTMQYPEVQPDDLNERYRGVHRLTKWEDETEKCVACYMCATACPADCIFIEAEERFDDHDEKRPKEFKIDLLECVFCGYCVEACPCDAIRMDTGIFSFTAGTREEFVLDKKALMANERSKDLDND, encoded by the coding sequence ATGGGAATTAAAGTAGTACCAAGACACGGTAAATCATTTAAAGACAAATTATATCTACCTGCAATTGCAGGGGGAATGAAAACAACTTTTAAACACTTTGTAAAAAACTTAAAAGATGTAGATAACCTAAAAACAATGCAATACCCAGAGGTTCAACCTGATGATCTTAATGAAAGATACAGAGGGGTTCATAGACTTACAAAATGGGAAGATGAAACTGAAAAATGTGTTGCTTGTTATATGTGTGCAACAGCATGTCCTGCTGATTGTATTTTTATTGAAGCAGAAGAGAGATTTGATGATCACGATGAAAAACGACCTAAAGAATTCAAAATTGATTTATTAGAGTGTGTATTCTGTGGTTATTGTGTTGAAGCTTGTCCTTGTGATGCAATTAGAATGGATACAGGTATCTTTTCATTTACAGCAGGAACAAGAGAAGAGTTTGTATTAGATAAAAAAGCTTTAATGGCAAACGAAAGATCAAAGGATTTAGATAATGATTGA
- a CDS encoding NADH-quinone oxidoreductase subunit J: protein MIDLIFIALAFSAISGAIAMIVYANPMYSALGVLISMLSVAGMFALLNATFLFLVQIIVYAGAIMTLILFILMFLNIKEEDLPKEPKKYTLIALGAVVMIPLNILILKAVAKLPAKDFNITNSDFGDIKPIGIQLYNNWLLAFELISILLLVALIGSVVLAKKRSSKITNTGDEA, encoded by the coding sequence ATGATTGATTTAATTTTTATTGCATTAGCTTTTTCAGCAATATCTGGTGCAATTGCTATGATTGTATATGCAAATCCAATGTACAGTGCTCTTGGGGTTTTAATCTCAATGTTAAGTGTTGCAGGAATGTTTGCTTTACTTAATGCCACTTTCCTTTTCTTAGTTCAAATCATTGTTTATGCAGGTGCTATTATGACTTTGATTTTATTCATCTTAATGTTCTTAAATATTAAAGAAGAAGATTTACCAAAAGAACCAAAGAAATATACATTAATAGCATTAGGTGCTGTTGTTATGATTCCTTTAAATATCTTAATATTAAAAGCTGTAGCTAAACTTCCTGCAAAAGATTTTAATATTACAAACAGTGATTTTGGAGATATTAAACCAATTGGTATTCAACTTTATAATAATTGGTTATTAGCATTTGAGTTAATCTCAATTCTATTGTTAGTTGCATTAATTGGATCTGTTGTATTAGCAAAGAAAAGATCATCAAAAATCACAAACACAGGAGATGAAGCATGA
- the nuoK gene encoding NADH-quinone oxidoreductase subunit NuoK produces the protein MISLTSYAFVSMALFSIGVIGVIARRNVFVIYMSIEMMLNGINLFLVTFARYHFSMDPQVVTVMVIAIAAAEAAIFLSVIILLYRSRKSLDTDIFTTLTQGEKS, from the coding sequence ATGATATCATTAACATCTTATGCCTTTGTATCAATGGCTCTATTTTCTATTGGGGTAATAGGTGTAATTGCAAGAAGAAATGTATTTGTAATTTATATGTCTATTGAAATGATGTTAAATGGTATTAACTTATTCCTAGTAACATTTGCTAGATACCATTTTAGTATGGACCCTCAAGTTGTAACAGTTATGGTAATTGCAATTGCTGCTGCGGAAGCTGCTATTTTCTTATCAGTAATTATTCTATTATATCGATCAAGAAAATCTCTTGATACTGATATCTTTACAACTCTTACACAAGGAGAAAAATCATGA
- the nuoL gene encoding NADH-quinone oxidoreductase subunit L, with amino-acid sequence MSTSLLVWIILAPLLGAILLGGLYLYHIKKEKVSELTFSLIGCITPLISFLITLSLFLRMNDEGIIFKQQLFTWINIDKLNIDMALLGDNLSIFMTMFVTFVGWLIHIYAIGYMRGDNGFGKFFAYFNLFLASMLILVLADNPIILFIGWEGVGVCSYLLIKFYYGKSENIIAANKAFIANRVGDFGFLLGVVTLFFALGEVDLSFASIESNISNASNELLILSGFLLFVGAMGKSAQVPLYVWLPDAMAGPTPISALIHAATMVTAGVYMVARFHFLYSGIEEIGLFIAYIGAISALFAAVIATRQTDIKKILAYSTMSQLGYMFIAVGLGFYSTGLFHVFTHAFFKAMLFMGAGGIIIALHHEQNIFKIAQHRAQLPIIGATFLVGVIAISGIPPFSGFFSKDAILAAAFQEGEYLIWAIALGTAFLTAFYMFRMYFIIFVAPTKHRSQYTYTSKTITIPLLILAIGAIGAGFLNLPTIFGGEHLVDTWLGQLNSKTIHMSHLTEWILVITSVAVASAGIYVSYKKYANFDVTKPEEEVGLIGNKFYVDEIYDAIFVKTSKKLSVFIDKVLDDKIIDGFIMSSSKGFVNLGKKVAMIQNANVRFYALFMLLGMTCVFIYLLTTLGL; translated from the coding sequence ATGAGTACATCACTACTTGTATGGATAATTTTAGCTCCTTTATTAGGTGCTATTTTATTAGGTGGTTTATATTTATATCATATTAAAAAAGAAAAAGTTTCTGAATTAACTTTTTCACTAATTGGATGTATTACTCCTTTGATATCATTTTTAATAACTTTATCTTTATTCTTAAGAATGAATGATGAAGGTATTATTTTTAAACAGCAATTATTCACATGGATTAATATTGATAAACTAAATATCGATATGGCATTACTTGGCGATAACTTATCAATTTTTATGACTATGTTTGTAACATTTGTTGGATGGTTAATTCACATTTATGCAATTGGTTATATGAGAGGTGATAATGGTTTTGGTAAGTTCTTTGCTTATTTCAATTTATTCTTAGCTTCAATGTTAATTTTAGTATTAGCAGATAACCCAATTATTCTTTTCATTGGATGGGAAGGTGTTGGAGTTTGTTCATATTTACTAATTAAATTCTATTATGGAAAATCAGAAAATATTATCGCAGCAAATAAAGCATTTATTGCAAATAGAGTTGGAGATTTTGGTTTCTTACTTGGAGTTGTAACTTTATTCTTTGCACTAGGAGAAGTTGATTTATCATTTGCTTCAATAGAATCAAATATTTCAAATGCTTCAAATGAATTATTAATCCTTTCTGGATTCTTGTTATTTGTAGGAGCTATGGGAAAATCAGCACAGGTTCCATTATATGTATGGCTTCCAGATGCAATGGCAGGACCAACTCCAATTTCGGCATTAATTCATGCTGCTACTATGGTAACAGCTGGTGTTTATATGGTTGCAAGATTCCACTTCTTATATTCAGGTATTGAAGAGATTGGATTATTTATTGCATACATTGGAGCAATATCTGCACTATTTGCAGCAGTAATTGCAACAAGACAAACAGACATCAAAAAAATTCTTGCTTACTCAACAATGAGTCAATTAGGGTATATGTTTATTGCAGTTGGTCTTGGGTTTTATTCAACTGGACTATTCCATGTATTTACACATGCATTCTTTAAAGCCATGTTATTCATGGGTGCTGGTGGTATTATTATAGCACTTCACCATGAACAAAATATCTTTAAGATTGCACAACATAGAGCTCAACTTCCTATAATTGGAGCAACGTTCTTAGTTGGAGTTATAGCAATTTCAGGTATTCCACCATTCTCTGGTTTCTTCTCAAAAGATGCAATCTTAGCAGCAGCATTCCAAGAAGGTGAATATTTAATTTGGGCAATTGCATTAGGAACAGCATTTTTAACAGCATTTTACATGTTTAGAATGTATTTTATTATATTTGTTGCACCAACAAAACATAGATCACAATATACATACACATCTAAAACAATTACAATTCCATTACTAATATTAGCAATTGGAGCAATTGGGGCTGGGTTCTTAAACTTACCAACAATATTTGGTGGAGAACATTTAGTTGATACTTGGTTAGGACAATTAAATTCTAAGACAATTCATATGAGTCACTTAACAGAATGGATATTAGTGATCACTTCAGTTGCAGTTGCATCTGCTGGTATTTACGTTTCATATAAAAAGTATGCAAACTTTGATGTTACTAAACCAGAAGAAGAAGTGGGATTAATTGGAAATAAATTCTATGTTGATGAAATTTATGATGCAATTTTTGTTAAAACTTCAAAAAAACTATCAGTATTTATTGATAAAGTTTTAGATGACAAAATTATTGATGGATTTATTATGAGTTCATCAAAAGGTTTTGTTAACTTAGGTAAAAAAGTTGCAATGATTCAAAATGCAAATGTAAGATTTTACGCACTATTCATGTTATTAGGAATGACTTGTGTGTTTATCTATTTATTAACTACTTTAGGATTATAG
- a CDS encoding complex I subunit 4 family protein codes for MSSDILSFIIFLPAIVAFGLMLTTRDVNTIRNIAFLTTTVILALVLKIYIEFIPGEGMQFVTNVPWIETYGINYYVGLDGFSLTILMMIAILIPTSYLLLWEGRTKGYWINMLLVQTGVTGTLLSLDVVLFYFFWEVMLLPVFLMIGSYGFGEKVYTTIKVTVYTMVGSLLMFIAILYLGVAYHAEFGTWSFAYNELMKITTIDYNTKVWLFLGFLAAFAIKIPIFPLHTWIMETYKNAPTGAVFLLSSIMAKLGVYAIVRFMIPIFPEIYIEFSVYFVAIGLFGLVYFGIAALMQDDIKRMFAYSSASHLSFIAAGIFSLNEYGINGALYLIIAHAIATGALFLLIGLIHEETGFKTIKDLGGIAKQAPVLTFIFAIMLFANVGLPGTNGFVSELLIIFGIYEFNHTLGYISATTVVIGASYMLWMFQRAILQDRPEGSPVLKMRDLKIKEMIGLAPWVILVFLMGLYPEIFINKFEPTVTHYLNDILHIGASK; via the coding sequence ATGAGTTCAGATATACTTTCGTTTATTATATTTTTACCTGCAATTGTTGCATTTGGTTTAATGCTTACAACTAGGGATGTTAATACAATCAGAAATATTGCATTTTTGACTACTACAGTTATTTTAGCACTTGTACTAAAGATTTATATAGAGTTCATTCCTGGTGAAGGAATGCAGTTTGTAACAAATGTACCTTGGATTGAAACTTATGGTATTAATTATTATGTAGGTTTAGATGGATTTTCTTTAACTATTTTAATGATGATTGCCATCTTAATACCAACTTCTTATTTATTATTATGGGAAGGTAGAACTAAAGGTTACTGGATTAATATGTTATTAGTTCAAACAGGGGTAACTGGTACATTATTATCACTTGATGTTGTATTATTCTATTTCTTCTGGGAAGTAATGTTATTACCAGTTTTCTTAATGATTGGTTCATACGGTTTTGGTGAAAAGGTATATACAACTATTAAAGTAACAGTTTATACAATGGTTGGTTCATTATTAATGTTCATTGCTATTTTATACTTAGGTGTTGCTTATCATGCAGAATTTGGTACATGGTCATTTGCTTATAATGAGCTAATGAAAATAACTACAATTGATTACAATACTAAAGTATGGTTGTTCCTTGGATTCTTAGCAGCATTTGCAATTAAAATTCCTATTTTCCCTCTTCATACATGGATTATGGAAACATATAAAAATGCTCCTACTGGTGCAGTTTTCTTATTATCTTCAATAATGGCTAAACTTGGAGTTTATGCAATTGTAAGATTTATGATTCCTATTTTCCCAGAAATTTATATTGAATTCTCAGTTTATTTTGTGGCTATTGGTTTATTTGGTTTAGTTTATTTTGGAATTGCAGCACTTATGCAAGATGATATAAAAAGAATGTTTGCTTACTCATCAGCATCACATTTAAGTTTCATTGCAGCTGGTATTTTCTCACTAAATGAATATGGTATCAATGGAGCTTTATATTTAATTATAGCTCATGCTATTGCAACAGGTGCATTATTCTTACTTATAGGATTAATTCACGAAGAAACTGGATTTAAAACTATTAAAGACTTAGGTGGAATAGCAAAGCAAGCTCCTGTATTAACTTTTATATTTGCAATTATGTTATTTGCAAATGTTGGATTACCAGGAACTAATGGATTTGTTTCAGAGTTATTAATCATATTTGGTATTTATGAGTTTAATCATACCCTTGGATATATCTCAGCTACTACAGTTGTTATTGGAGCTTCATATATGTTATGGATGTTTCAAAGAGCTATTTTACAAGATAGACCAGAGGGAAGCCCCGTTCTAAAAATGAGAGACTTAAAAATTAAAGAAATGATTGGTTTAGCACCATGGGTAATTTTAGTATTCTTAATGGGACTATATCCAGAAATTTTTATTAATAAGTTTGAACCAACAGTTACACATTACTTAAATGACATTTTACATATTGGAGCATCAAAATGA